The nucleotide window CAAACTAACTAATCAACTAATTAATCACAAACAACTTTAATTAAACTTAATTGGACAGCTGGAATATACGTATAACTTCACACCCCTCCTCAAGCTAATGGTTGGAAGAGGTTCTTCAAACCAAGCTTGGACATTAAGTAGTCATGGGATAGTCTGCCCAGACTCTTAGTAAGCAAGTTAGCCAACTGCTCCTTTGTTGTTACATGCTGTGTTTGAACCAAATTTTGTACTATCTTCTCCCTTACAAAATGACAATCGATGTCTATATGTTTAGTTCTCTTATGAAAAATTGGATTAGCTGCAATTTGAATAACAACTTTACTATCACAAAACAGCTGCACTGGTCGACTGATGCTAACACCCAACTCTTTATACAAGCCTTCTAGCCAAGTTATTTCAGCCACAGTAAAAGCCATGGATCTGAACTCAGCTTTTGCTGAGCTTCTGGATACTGTGTCTTGTTTCTTCGACTTCCAAGACACTAAAGCATTACCAAACATTACAATGTAGCCAGTGACAGACCTACTTGACTCAATACATCCTCCCCAATCAGAGTCACAATATGTTGTTAACTTGTCTGTGTCTTCTGAAGGCATAAGTAAACCAAGTCCAGGCTTAGCTTTAATATATCTTACTACCCTCAAGGCAGCCTCCATATGTGATTGTTTTGGTTTATGCATAAACTGACTTAGCACTTGCACTACATAAGTGATGTCAACTCTGGTCATTGTTAGATAGAGCAATTTTTCAACTAGTCTTTGATAAGGACCTGCATTATCTAGAATTCTATTAGTGTCTTCTGTTTGTCATCCTTTTATATGATCATCAAAGTCAACATAAGTCAATTTGATATTGGCTTCCATAGGTGTGCTAGCTGGCTTAGCTCCACCTAATCCCATCTCAGCAATCAACTCTAGAGCATACTTTCTCTAGCTCATGTGAATGCCCTGCTGTGACCTGGCAAATTCAATGCCTAGGAAGAACTTCAATTTCCCCAAATCTTTCATCTTGAATTTGAGCTTCAGATCATTTCTAGTCTGTAGAATTATCTCTGAACTACTGCCAGTAACAAGTAAatcatctacatatactaaTACCACAACAATATGAGAATCTGCCCGTTTGGTAAACAAAGAGTAATCACAATAACTTTGACAGAAACTAAGGTCTATCAGAGCTTCAATGAGCTTCTTGTTCCACTGTCTAGGTGCCTATTTTAGACCATCTAGAGACTTATTGAGTCTGCACACTTTACCAATCCCCCTCTGACTAGCAAGCCCCTCAGGAATATGCATATACACCTCTTCATAAAGATCACCTTGGAGGAAAGCATTATGAACATCCATCTGAAAAATAGGCCAGTGTTTTGCAGCAGCCACAACAACCACATACCTCCAGTGACCATTTTAGCAACAGGAGAGAAAGTTTCAGTATAATCAAGGCCCTCTTTTTGACTGAACCCCTTTGCAacaagtcttgccttgtacctTTCAACTTCACCATTGGCTTTGTATTTGATCTTGAATACCCATTTacatccaataggagatttaCCAAGGGGAGATCAACTAAATTCCATGTGTGATTATCTTCCAAAGCTGTAATTTCTAGCTTCATAGCATCAATGCACAGAGGATTCTTTACTGCATCATAGTAGCTAGATGGTTCTAAAGTAGCTGAATATGCAGCTAAAGCAGTGCTATAAGACCGGGACAAGCAGTCATAGGCAACATAATTGGAAATAGGAAACTGACAAGAGACAGGGCCCTTAGAAGGAGCTATATAGTCCTGCATCCATATAAGATGTTTGGTGATCCTGTGGAATTTCCTATGAGCCACATCAAGAGGCAAGGTAGGAGGCGCAGAGGGATCAGAGTTAGAAGGCATAGGAGCCTCAACACATGCAGTAGGAGGATCATGAACAAGGGTACTAAACACATGAATCTTCACATTATCAGGAGGAGAATAGTCAGAGATATTTGGGCAAAACAGTTCAATCTGCTGAGGTGGGTGAATGTATTGCATTCTACAGCTCTGGTAATAGAAGTAATTTTAAACAGGGATCAAGCTCTAGTAATACATCCTCCAGATCTGGATATTATGGAGGAAGTTTCTCTAGATCTGGTGATAATTCCACCTTTGGTGTTGGTATGCCTAATGGATCATCTTCCAACCTTAAGACTGCAAAAGGCAATCAAGGTCTGTACTGTGATTACTGTCATCATACAGGTCATACCAGTGGTACTTGTTATAGACTACATGGTTACCCTGCTAATTTCAAGCACACTTTCAGGAAAAATTTGGGAAGCCATCTGTGATGAACTTTCTCCAAACTGACCTGCAGAGCCAACAttaggagaatttgggaaccCTCTAGATGCATTTATAGAACTACTTGCATATCCTCTAAGATCAGATGCAGGATTCCTGTTCCATTGAGAGTTAGCATCTCCAGCAGCATAGTGAGCAGTCCCTCCCCTTCCAGCTGTGGGTGAGTTGCTAGACTTCTTCTTGAAAGTGTGCTTGAAGTTAGCAGGGTAACCATGTAGTCTATAACAAGTACCACTGGTATGACCTGTATGATGACAGTAATCACAGTACAGACCTTGATGGCCTTTTGCAGTCTTAAGGTTGGAAGATGATCCATTAGGCATACCAACACCAAAGGTGGAATTATCACCATAACTAGAGAAACTTTCTCCATGATATCCAGATCTGGAGGATGTATTACTAGAGCTTGATCCATGTCTAAAATTGCTTCTGTTACCAGAGCTGTAGAATGCAATACATTCACCCACCTCAGCAGATTGAACTGTTTTGCCCAAAGATCTCTGGTTTTCCTCTGAAACCACCATGAAATAGGCTTGATTAATAGAGGGTGTAGGAGACATTAAGAGAATCTGACTACGACTCTGAGCATAGGAATCTTTTAGACCAGTAAAAAACTGCAGCAATCTCTGATACTCGAAGTGATGCATATATGTTCTGGACTCTGGACAATTGCACCCTGGGCATGGCATAATTGCATCAAATTCATCCCAACACTCACGTAATCTAGAGTAGTAGCTAGATACAGTGGAAGTTCCTTGAGACATTGCATGAATCTCCTTATGAAGGTAGTGAATCTTAGATCCATCAACCTTATCAAAACGTTCCTTTAGATCGATCCATACCTTTGAAGCATTAGAAACATAGATGACACTGCTCAGTAAATCCTTCATGATAGAATTGATAATTCATGAGAGCACTATCGCATTGCACTTCTCCCACAGATCATgaagagaagaaggaaaaaCTTCTCTAGGATGCTTACCATTAACAAATCCCAATTTGCTCTTTCCCAGCAACCCTAGACGCATTGATCGACTCCAAATTGCATAATTCTCCTGTCCAGTAAGTTGAATAGAGACTAGAGAGATTCATGGTGTATCACTTGGATGAAGATACAATGGATGATGATGATCAATCTCTACAACCTGAGTAACTGCTGATGTGTTACCAGTCTGATCCTCAATCGCCATGAATACGCACATGGAATTTATAatctaaaattgaaagaaatacaACGGAATAACAGCTAGGTTgagaacctaggctctgataccatgataaGATGTAGAGTATTCAACAATGGAGGAAGAATTATAAAAGAGATGTGTGAAGATACATGGGAGAAAAGAAACTGAGAAACCTTCTCATTATCAATCAACACAACTAACTTGAGCAAAGCTCATACATCTGTACTTAAAGCTAAAATGTTACATCTTAACTAACTCTGACAGAATTGTAACTAACTTGTTTAACAAACTAACTAATCAACTAATTAATCacaaacaaatttaattaaactTAATTGGACAGCTGGCATATACGTATAACTTCACAATTCTTTTAGCTTGATCCATCCACTATTGTTAATTTGTTTAATATTCATCACTAAAGTGTAATGGTTGTTCATGATCATCAACCTAAGAGACATTCAGACTATTGTTTTTTTTCCGAGGGAGAGGGATGTCATCAAGTATCTACTAGGGTTTGTGATAGATGAGCCACTTCCTGAGCAACATCAATACATGCAACTAGTTGATCTTTACGCGGACAAGGAGCCATGGGAAATTCTTGAGGACAGTAACACCAAGGCAGGTTATTTCATTACACCGTTGAAGAAAGATAAGTCACATCATAAAATATCTAAGCGAATTGTTGGAGAGGGCACATGGAAGATACAAGACCTAGCGAAAAAAGTGTTTGATGAAAAAGATAAACTTATGGGGTTCGTCCACCATATGAAGTACACTCCCACACTAACAAAAAGTCAATACAAGGAGTTATTTGGTGAGTGGTTGATGATGGAGTACTCTTTATATGATGGTTATGTTACtaatataagaagaaaattatatataaggattttgtaatttataagattaagaagaagaaacaagcaCCTGATGATGATAAGGAAACAAAAGATGAGAATTTTATGAATGAAGTTGAAGTTAATGAACTAATCGATTCGGTTATGGATGAATTAGAAGAGATTGTTGATGATAATATAGAGGTGGATGTCGGGGATGATTTTCTTGCTGCATTGGAGGATGAATTCAGAAGAGAATGGAATAACATCAAAGCAGTGACGGAACCACCTTAGGGGtttcatccgaacccccttcgacggaaaattatatgatttatacatcgttaaaataattttttagatatatatagattatagtagatgtcgaaccctcTTTGActatatcatatatttattttttcatagttTGAACCCCTTCTTGAAAATCTTGACTCCGCCACTTCAAAGAATGATGATGCTGATATCAATCTTGATGAATATGACTTTGTGATATAGTTAGCTACTTATTAATTTGAGGCCTTAATTTGATAAAGTTACAAGTTGTTTGTAAAATATTGTTACTCATATATTATAGTTTATTAGTTATTATCAAGTACTATATgccatattatttttctttctcaaattgtGCTCGCTTATTTAATAAGATCAGGTAATTTTGTTTTAGctcataacttttttttatggttAGATGTGCAAaataatctatttttctttttaatgaatGTTGCGCAATATGTATCCAAATTAATTGTATCAAATAATGAGTTAGAGAGTTCATgctttaaggtagtatagataaataattttgattttaaaattctacattaataaattaattggaGAAACTCCTAAACGTAAAGTTATTTTTCGTTAGCTTAGTAGTATTTCAAAATTATCGCCCACATATGATTCTTCAAAGTCAAGTAACATTAATTGATAAAAGGGAACCCTAAACCGAATCTAATAAGTGAATAAAAGAAGCcgtattcattttttttaaaaaggtaacAGAGGTTAGTTTCTTAATGTTGTTAAAAACAGTTTATTAgtgtttataattataaaaatataattgtgacgaataattaagtaatttgaCAAAAAGGATAATtgttataatttaataaaactGTAATTGATTTTAGTAGCTCTTGTCATATATTTTGGGACTTTTtgattttccaaatatatttttctctttccatATATTTAGGTTTCCTAAATTATTAATTGTCTTAATGCCTCTTaccatattatttttcttgccATATATTTTAGGACTTTGattcttaatttaaaatattataaagataattagtaataatttgaaaaaaaatagtaaattacaattttatctattataaaaattttaattgagtGATTAAAATTCAATCAATATATTTAGCTAAAACTATGATAAATTAGCCCTTATTTTCCGCAAAGAACCAAATTAAAGCACTACATGACTAATCCCACCAAATCTTGCTTCATTACTTCGAAGCACATTCTATACtgataaatttacatatattgatgaaaataattataaataatatcaaTTATCCATAATATAATTCTTGATTGAGATAGATAGAGTTAACGATCTCCAATATATAATTCATGTGATGagaaaatgttaaattatttatagAAGAATAATGTGTGATGATTTAACACAGTGCTGTTTTGAAACTAAATGTTAGGTTCACCTGATTTCTTAAttcttatttgaataaataatatttacagatgtaaataaaataatatttaaattaactaatgGGATTCAATTAAAGTTACAACTAATATAATTCAATCAAATAACAACATTATATAATTACAATGTAATTAGAACAAActaaattacaatttaaataaaactaatgcaattaaaataaggaaaaactaCACAATATgctatatatttattatatataactatagtttaataaaattataattcacAACTATAATATCCACTTAATTAAGATAATCAATGTGAAATAAGGCATTCATGGATTTGGGCCTCTATGGCCCATTTGAAATGCAAATGGATTAATTTGAAGTCCAGTGGACTCAGCCCAAGGAGGATTCATGCACAGAAGCAGATAATCGACCATATCCTaattttgtttggtttgatttaatttataaatctaAAAATCTCAATACAATTAATTTGGTTCgatcaataaaaataatcatttttttataaaaaaggaaATGATTTCCTATAATTGATTCACTTCACATAAAGTTCATCAGTAATTTTGGATTCAAGTCttgaatatggagaaaatcttatTGGGAGCGCTAACTCCGAATAGATCATCTAAatttagttgagtattcaaTATGAATTTCGAACACCGATcgaaaactaaaaataaataaattgaaaagttAGAAACCACTTTCAGGTAGGTACGTTNATATTCTTTTAGCTTGATCCATCCACTATTGTTAATTTGTTTAATATTCATCCCTAAAGTATAATGGTTGCTCATGATCACCAACCTAAGAGACATTCAGAATATTGTTTTTACCCGAAGGTGAGGGATGTTATCAAGTATCTACTAGGCTTTGCGATAGACGAGCCACTTCTTGAGCAACGTCAATTCATGCAGCTAGTTGATCTTTACGTGGACAAGGAGCCATGGAAAATTCTTGAGAGCAGTAACACCAACACAGGTTACTTCATTACACCGTTGAAGAAAGAGAAGTCGGCACATCATAAAAGATTTAAGCGAATTGTTGGGGAGGGCACATGGAAGATACAAGACCCAACGAAGAAAGtgtttgatgaaaaaggtagaCTTATGGGGTACGTCCACCATATGAAGTACGCTCCCCGCACTAACAAAAAGTCAATAATAATCAAGGAGTTATTCGGCGAGTGGTTGATGATGGAGTACTCTTTATATGATGGTTATGTTACTaatattaagaagaaaattatatataaggATTTTGTAATTTGTAAGATTAGGAAGAAGAAACAAAGGCTTGATCACAATGATAAGGGAAAATATGAGAATATTATGAATGATGTTGAAGTTAATGAATTAATCGATTCGGTTATGGAAGAATTAGAAGtgattgatgatgataatataGAGGTGGATGCTGAGGATGACTTTCTTGCTGCATTGGAGGATGAATGTATGAATTCAGAAGATAATGGAATATCAAAGAATGATGCAAACGATATCAATCTTTATGAATGTAACTTCTTTTAGTAGATGTTGTGATATAGTTAGCTACTTATTAATTTGATAATGTTACAAGTTGTTTATAAATATCGTTACTCACAAGTCATATATGTTGTTATACATAGTCTTCTgtctctaattatttgttcacttttgaattgacacacctattaagaaatcaataattgacATATTgtgtttaccattttacccctattaattatgaagtgtgtgaattaaaaacttaaaattttcaaaaagttctaccattttcaaagtaattaattaagggtataatatatatataaaaaaattgtcctttcttgatttgtcaaaataaataagtattagGGACAACTGAAAAAGGgaatatggacaagtaattagggacagagggagtagttatCAAGTATTGTGTGctaagtaatatttttctttctcaaactGTGCTTGcttattaaataataagatcAAGTGATGAATTGCTTTGGCTCATAATCTAAAGTGAATCTAATAAAAAGTcgtattcaaattttttttaaagtaacaGAAGTTAATTTCTTAATGTTGTTAAAAACAGTTTATTAgtgtttataattataaaaatataattgtgatgaataattaagtaatttaataaaaaagacAATTGTTATAAGTTAATAAAACTGTAATTGATTTTAATAGCTCTTATCATAAATTTCAGgacttttgatttttcaaacatatttttctcttaattacCATATATTTTAGGTTTCCTAAATTATTAATTGTCCTAATGCCTCTtaccatattttttttcttgccaTATATTTTAGGACTTCGATTcttagttttaaatattataaagataattataaataattttttttaaaatagtaaattacaattttcatttataaaatctttaattgagttataaaatattcaatcaatttttataaggactttcatacattttgaagtaatatagatatagatgTTGCCAATCAAGCATACGACCTAATATATTTAGCGAAAAGTCGAAAACTATGATAAATAAGACCTTTATATTCCATAAAGAACTAAAGTAAAGCACTGCATGACTAATTCCAACAAATCTTGTTTCATGACTTCGAAGCACATCCTATACTGATAATTAACAtatattgatgaaaataattataaataatatcaaTTATCCATGATATAATTCTTGATTGAGATAGACATAATTAACGATCTCTAATATATAATTCATGTGATGagaaaatgttaaattattcaTAGTAGAATAATGTATGACGATGCAACACAGTGTTGTTTTGAGACTATATGTTAGGTTCACCTGATTTCTTAAttcttatttgaataaataatattttacagatgtaaataaaataatatttaaattaactaatgGGATTCAATTAAAGTTACAACTAATATAATTCAATCAAATAACAACATTATATAATTACAATGTAATTAGAACAAActaaattacaatttaaataaaactaatgcaattaaaataaggaaaaactaCACAATATgctatatatttattatatataactatagtttaataaaattataattcacAACTATAATATCCACTTAATTAAGATAATCAATGTGAAATAAGGCATTCATGGATTTGGGCCTCTATGGCCCATTTGAAATGCAAATGGATTAATTTGAAGTCCAGTGGACTCAGCCCAAGGAGGATTCATGCACAGAAGCAGATAATCGACCATATCCTaattttgtttggtttgatttaatttataaatctaAAAATCTCAATACAATTAATTTGGTTCgatcaataaaaataatcatttttttataaaaaaggaaATGATTTCCTATAATTGATTCACTTCACATAAAGTTCATCAGTAATTTTGGATTCAAGTCttgaatatggagaaaatcttatTGGGAGCACCAACTCCAAATAGACCATCTAAATTTAGTTGAGTGTTCAATATGAATTTCGAAATCGatagaaaactaaaaataaataaattgaaaagttAGAAACCACTTTCAGGTAGGTACGTTACTCATTGCTTATCACATGACTAAATATCTTTTTGTGAAATGAATTTTCCATCAAACAATAACAAGGAGGATAATTAtgtaaatgaagaaaaatggaaTATCCACCAATAAACCCTTTAATCCAATTTTGTCATGTTCCACAAATGGGAGGGAGACAACAAAAAcctgaaaataaattaaaaaaaaaaatagcaactgaaaatgagaaaaaaaagaaagaaaaatatatttcttcacatcatttcaacttttcaagtaAGCACAGAGTCGCTAAACGAAAGGCTCTTTCTTCTTCGGACAAAGCTATAAAAAATCGATAGGAAGAGCCAATAGCAAAGTCAATCAATCATTTTCTGACCTAATTTTTCTCTCAAATTCCGCCGTACTGAAGATATCGATATCTTCTCTCACTGTCACTTCTCTGTATCGgtaaattcaaatttctctTCAACTCTTCTTTGTTGAGTATGTGTATTGAAGCGGAATGTTGATTAATTGCAAAATCAATTTTCAGTTTGTTATGGTGATTTTAGCTGATTATTTGCTGTAGGGTGAattgattttgtaaaatttgTTGTTGATTGGAATAGAaacttgttttgtttgttttgttaggTGATTTGAGGTAATGAGAATTACGGTTTGGTGTTTTTCTGACGTTTAGTGAATTAGAGGAGAGGAGGATGGGATTTGCTTACTGTTTATGGCAGCCGAATGCTTCGCATTGTGGTGAAGCTTTGAACTACAGTAGGAAAAGCAGCTGTGATGTAGGATTGAAGCATAAATTGCTTGGAAATGCTAGGGTTATATGTAGGAATCGGCCTGGGAGAAGGTTGAAACGGATTGTGGGATGTAGTAATAATAGTTTAGCATATTCGAGGATACGATTGAGTTGTGCTTTGTGGAAATCTGATTCGAGTGGGAATTTGGCGGGTGTGAAGGCTTCTAGGGGAGTAAAGTTGCCTCGGTGTCAGGAGAATGATTCACTTGCTTTTATTGATGGTAATGGTAGAAATGTGGAGTCCAGTGGGAGTGCTGAGGAGGGATCTTTGAGTGTTAGTGCTAATGGCATCGCTGAAATTAGTAGCGCTAAGGAGTTGAAGGAAgacaaaggagaagaaaaggaaGGGGATAATTTGGATGAACTAAGGGAGTTGTTGCAGAAGGCACTCAAGGATCTGGAAGTTGCACAGCTGAACAGCACAATGTTTGAGGAAAAAGCGCAGAAGATATCAGAAGCTGCTATAGCATTAAAGGATGAAGCTGCTAATGCATGGGATGATGTGAACAAACAACTTGACGGTATTGAAGAGATTGTAGTTGAAGAGATTATCGCTAAAGAAGCAGTTCAAAAAGCAACAATGGCCCTTTCTTTGGCTGAGGCAAGGCTTCTAGTTGCTCTCGATTCAATACAAACTGCAAAACAAGGACGTTTGTCTTCAAAAACTTTTGAAGAAAGCAAAGGGGAAGAATCAACTTCATTGATGGAGGAAGAGACAACACTTTCAGCT belongs to Solanum stenotomum isolate F172 chromosome 1, ASM1918654v1, whole genome shotgun sequence and includes:
- the LOC125858975 gene encoding uncharacterized protein LOC125858975, producing the protein MVAHDHQPKRHSEYCFYPKVRDVIKYLLGFAIDEPLLEQRQFMQLVDLYVDKEPWKILESSNTNTGYFITPLKKEKSAHHKRFKRIVGEGTWKIQDPTKKVFDEKGRLMGYVHHMKYAPRTNKKSIIIKELFGEWLMMEYSLYDGYVTNIKKKIIYKDFVICKIRKKKQRLDHNDKGKYENIMNDVEVNELIDSVMEELEVIDDDNIEVDAEDDFLAALEDECMNSEDNGISKNDANDINLYECNFF